The following are encoded together in the Variovorax sp. PBS-H4 genome:
- a CDS encoding Mpo1 family 2-hydroxy fatty acid dioxygenase, with amino-acid sequence MDSAAPPLQDTDRKVDRLLAHYGESHRNPTNEAIHMVAIPAIMLSIGGLLYALHPWVAYAFVGASAVYYLMLRSGSFLIGMGICIVLALAAVHAMGDLVLPISATIFVVAWVFQFIGHKIEGKKPSFFEDLQYLWVGPLFVLSRLFLRLGIRW; translated from the coding sequence ATGGACAGCGCCGCGCCCCCGCTGCAGGACACCGACCGCAAGGTCGACCGGCTGCTCGCCCACTACGGCGAGAGCCACCGGAACCCGACCAACGAGGCGATCCACATGGTTGCCATCCCGGCCATCATGCTGAGCATCGGCGGTCTGCTCTACGCCCTCCATCCCTGGGTGGCGTACGCCTTCGTGGGCGCCAGTGCGGTCTATTACCTGATGCTGCGCTCCGGAAGCTTCCTGATCGGCATGGGAATCTGCATCGTGCTGGCGCTGGCCGCGGTGCATGCGATGGGGGACCTTGTGCTTCCGATTTCAGCCACCATCTTCGTCGTGGCCTGGGTCTTCCAGTTCATCGGCCACAAGATCGAGGGCAAAAAGCCCTCCTTCTTCGAAGATCTCCAGTACCTGTGGGTTGGACCGCTCTTCGTGCTGTCCCGGTTGTTTTTGCGCCTGGGCATCCGCTGGTGA